A DNA window from Hemibagrus wyckioides isolate EC202008001 linkage group LG11, SWU_Hwy_1.0, whole genome shotgun sequence contains the following coding sequences:
- the ttll3 gene encoding tubulin monoglycylase TTLL3, whose protein sequence is MKKLKSDADDPQHSSMHQHTPGSPQQARVRGSRVSFPVIHIDRLRAAKALVAKAVKEKKVFSIQGPYPVIRAALRARGWVERRLPRHSTQAHRHGNHDAEETDSSNDDDRGQEGDKEDDADDMYNLMSRLVHNEMTYFYWTTKRDAVDYQSLQKDQMTNHYAKAGSFTTKVGLCMSLRNLQWFDSTDPDTFFPRCYRLGAEDEKQAFTDDFRHTACMSLLRYVVERAGGSAEKDRTGEIYHVKQPQGVDKQHKPQAKQRIGVGLIETALRVCQEYLNSLEHCDIDIALEAPPTLSEQQWTNFLHSYYLVIHDGVMLEGCMENAECCQSMLARMQKVCSQLETDGVNNIWIIKPGAKSRGRGIVCMNRLDEILALVDSDAALVKDSKWVVQKYVERPLLIHGTKFDLRQWFLVTDWNPLTVWFYRECYLRFSTQLYSTHRLDSSVHLCNNSIQKYFQPSAGRDPALPAESMWSCAEFRSWLSASGRGDLWEDVVLPGMRRAVIQTLLTAQDSVEPRKASFELYGADFLLGCDLNPWLLEVNVSPTMACSTAVTARLCPAVQEDTLRVVLDRHYDRNTHTGGFQLIYKQAPVEVPQYLGVSLLVEGAQIRHPHSSHTKTFIRSHYKSLHKSRRVLQPHTHPSGKKNQCEEEKRTWPIISTQRLTMERAFTLQPLLEKRRQRLVLPSSSGPADRHHLHTSHTHHTHVRSEPTHTHTHTHTRRTQRHVLALHRLEPSLEIINLHPGISYKGFYQQNTHTNTHTPLTHTVQVSYPPSVVRLHQFISPLHRNKTHTTTRDCTNQPE, encoded by the exons ATGAAAA AACTGAAGTCTGATGCAGACGACCCTCAGCACTCCAGCATGCATCAGCATACACCag ggTCCCCTCAGCAGGCCAGGGTCCGTGGCAGTCGTGTCAGTTTCCCTGTGATACACATTGACAGACTGAGAGCAGCCAAAGCTCTAGTGGCCAAGGCTGTAAAG GAAAAGAAGGTGTTCTCGATTCAGGGGCCATACCCTGTGATTCGTGCAGCTCTCAGGGCCAGAGGCTGGGTGGAGCGTCGACTGCCTCGCCACTCTACACAGGCTCATCGCCATGGCAACCACGATGCTGAGGAGACCGACAGCAGCAACGACGACG ACCGGGGACAGGAAGGAGACAAGGAGGATGATGCTGATGACATGTACAACCTCATG TCTCGTCTAGTACACAATGAAATGACGTATTTCTACTGGACTACGAAGAGAGATGCAGTCGACTATCAGTCTTTACAAAAAGACCAGATGACCAATCACTATGCAAAAGCAGGATCCTTCACCACCAAG GTGGGCTTGTGCATGAGTTTGAGGAATCTGCAGTGGTTCGACTCGACGGATCCTGACACTTTCTTCCCACGCTGCTATAGACTGGGAGCGGAGGACGAAAAGCAAGCATTCACCG ATGACTTTAGACATACTGCGTGTATGAGCCTGCTCCGGTATGTTGTAGAGAGAGCTGGAGGGAGTGCGGAGAAGGACAGAACAGGCGAAATCTATCATGTTAAACAGCCTCAGG GTGTGGACAAGCAACATAAACCGCAAGCTAAGCAGAGGATTGGAGTTGGACTGATCGAGACAGCACTGCGTGTGTGTCAGGAATATCTAAACAGCCTGGAACACTGTGACATAGACATCGCTCTGGAAGCCCCACCCACTCTCTCAGAGCAACAGTGGACAAACTTTCTCCACAGCTACTACCTGGTCATTCA tgatggtgtgatgttagAGGGATGTATGGAGAATGCAGAGTGCTGTCAGTCCATGCTAGCCCGAATGCAAAAGGTCTGTTCACAGCTGGAGACTGATGGAGTAAATAACATCTGGATCATTAAACCAGGAGCTAAATCAAGAGGCAGGG gtatAGTGTGTATGAACAGACTGGACGAGATCCTGGCTTTAGTGGACAGTGACGCGGCTCTGGTTAAAGACAGTAAGTGGGTGGTGCAGAAGTACGTGGAGCGCCCCCTGTTGATCCACGGCACTAAGTTCGACCTGCGCCAGTGGTTCCTAGTGACCGACTGGAACCCGCTGACCGTGTGGTTCTACCGTGAGTGTTACCTGCGCTTCTCCACCCAGCTCTACTCCACACACAGACTAGACAG CTCCGTCCACCTCTGCAACAACTCCATTCAGAAATATTTCCAGCCGAGCGCAGGACGTGACCCAGCGCTGCCTGCTGAGAGCATGTGGTCATGTGCCGAGTTCCGCTCCTGGCTATCGGCTTCGGGACGAGGTGACCTGTGGGAGGACGTGGTGCTTCCAGGCATGAGGAGAGCCGTGATCCAGACGCTGCTGACGGCGCAGGACAGCGTGGAGCCGCGCAAGGCCAGCTTCGAGCTCTACGGAGCAGACTTTCTCCTTGGGTGTGACCTCAACCCCTGGCTGCTGGAGGTGAACGTCAGCCCCACCATGGCCTGCTCCACGGCTGTCACTGCCCGACTCTGCCCCGCCGTGCAGGAGGACACACTCCGCGTGGTGCTGGACCGACACTATGACCGCAACACCCACACCGGAGGCTTCCAGCTCATATACAAGCAG GCACCAGTGGAGGTTCCTCAGTATTTAGGTGTCAGCCTTCTAGTAGAAGGAGCTCAGATCAGACATCCCCATTCATCCCACACTAAAACATTCATCCGGTCTCATTACAAATCTCTACACAAATCCAGACGTGTTCTCCAACCTCACACTCATCCTTCAGGCAAGAAGAACCagtgtgaggaggagaaaaggaCCTGGCCAATCATCTCCACACAAAGGCTCACGATGGAGAGAGCTTTTACGTTACAACCTCTGCTGGAGAAAAGACGCCAGAGACTGGTGTTACCCTCATCCTCAGGTCCTGCTGACCGTCATCACCttcatacctcacacacacatcatacacatgtACGCTCAgagccgacacacacacacactcacacacacacacgcaggacCCAGAGACACGTGCTCGCTCTGCACCGACTGGAACCTTCGCTGGAGATCATCAATCTCCACCCTGGAATCTCATACAAGGGATTTTaccagcagaacacacacacaaatacacacactcctctcacacacaccgtccaGGTGTCTTACCCTCCTAGTGTCGTACGCCTCCACCAGTTCATCTCACCACTccacagaaacaaaacacacacaacaacaagagACTGTACGAACCAACCCGAGTAA